A stretch of the Synergistaceae bacterium genome encodes the following:
- a CDS encoding 4Fe-4S binding protein, translated as MAKAVVDQDTCVGCEACVGVCPTSAISVTNGKAKVDADTCVECGACVATCPVSAISQ; from the coding sequence ATGGCTAAAGCAGTAGTCGATCAGGATACCTGTGTAGGTTGCGAAGCTTGTGTAGGCGTGTGCCCGACATCAGCGATCAGCGTAACGAACGGCAAAGCAAAAGTGGACGCAGACACTTGCGTAGAGTGCGGAGCCTGCGTAGCCACCTGCCCTGTAAGTGCAATCTCGCAGTAG